Proteins found in one Alteromonas macleodii genomic segment:
- the sufB gene encoding Fe-S cluster assembly protein SufB, with the protein MSEQIEQALERKYDAGFYSEIESETFESGLDESVIRRISAMKNEPEWMLEWRLKSYHAWLEMEEPDWAHVDYPKIDYQAISYYSAPKSMKDKPQSLDEVDPELLRTYEKLGIPLHEQEMLAGVAVDAVFDSVSVVTTFREKLEEAGVIFCPISEAVQRYPDLVKKYIGSVVPRTDNYFAALNSAVFTDGSFVYIPKGTRCPMELSTYFRINEMNTGQFERTLIVADEGSYVSYLEGCTAPQRDENQLHAAVVELVAMDDAQIKYSTVQNWYPGDENGKGGIYNFVTKRGVAHTNAKISWTQVETGSAVTWKYPSCVLKGDNSVGEFYSVALTRGRQQADTGTKMIHVGKNTKSTIISKGISAGNSNNAYRGLVQMGPRADGARNFTECDSLLIGDKCGAHTFPYIESRNPSAIVEHEATTSKVSDEQLFLCQQRGLDTEKAVSMIVNGFCKEVFKELPMEFAVEAGKLLEISLEGSVG; encoded by the coding sequence ATGAGTGAACAGATCGAACAGGCGTTAGAAAGAAAGTACGATGCAGGTTTCTATTCAGAAATCGAATCTGAAACGTTTGAGAGCGGCCTGGACGAGTCGGTTATCCGCCGCATATCAGCAATGAAAAACGAGCCTGAATGGATGCTTGAATGGCGTTTGAAGTCTTACCATGCATGGCTAGAGATGGAAGAGCCAGACTGGGCGCACGTCGACTATCCAAAAATTGACTATCAAGCGATCTCTTACTACTCGGCACCAAAGAGTATGAAAGATAAACCTCAGTCGTTAGACGAGGTGGATCCAGAGTTACTGCGCACATACGAAAAGCTGGGTATTCCGCTACACGAACAAGAAATGCTGGCGGGCGTTGCTGTAGATGCGGTATTCGATTCGGTATCGGTAGTTACAACATTCCGTGAAAAGCTTGAAGAAGCAGGCGTTATTTTCTGCCCAATTTCTGAAGCAGTTCAGAGGTATCCTGATCTTGTTAAAAAATACATTGGCTCAGTAGTTCCGCGTACTGACAACTATTTCGCCGCGCTAAACAGCGCCGTATTTACTGATGGTTCATTTGTTTATATTCCAAAAGGTACACGTTGCCCAATGGAGCTTTCTACTTATTTCCGAATAAACGAAATGAACACAGGTCAGTTCGAGCGTACCTTAATCGTCGCTGATGAAGGCAGCTATGTAAGTTACCTTGAAGGTTGTACAGCGCCACAGCGTGACGAGAACCAGCTTCACGCAGCAGTAGTAGAGCTTGTTGCGATGGACGATGCCCAAATTAAGTACTCAACGGTACAAAACTGGTACCCAGGCGATGAGAACGGTAAAGGTGGCATTTACAACTTCGTTACTAAACGTGGTGTAGCGCATACTAATGCCAAAATCTCGTGGACGCAGGTTGAAACCGGCTCTGCGGTTACGTGGAAGTACCCAAGCTGTGTACTTAAAGGCGACAACAGTGTAGGTGAATTCTATTCAGTAGCGCTAACGCGCGGTCGCCAGCAGGCTGATACCGGAACTAAGATGATCCACGTGGGTAAAAATACCAAGTCGACCATTATCTCTAAAGGTATCTCAGCGGGTAACAGTAACAACGCCTATCGCGGGCTGGTTCAAATGGGCCCTCGCGCAGACGGAGCACGTAACTTCACCGAGTGTGACTCGCTACTTATCGGTGACAAATGTGGCGCGCACACATTCCCGTATATCGAAAGCCGCAACCCTTCAGCCATTGTTGAGCACGAAGCAACAACATCGAAGGTGAGCGACGAACAATTATTCCTGTGTCAGCAGCGTGGCTTAGACACAGAAAAGGCCGTTTCTATGATTGTTAACGGTTTCTGTAAAGAAGTATTCAAAGAGCTGCCAATGGAATTTGCCGTAGAAGCCGGCAAGCTGCTCGAAATTAGTCTTGAAGGTTCAGTGGGGTAA
- a CDS encoding IscS subfamily cysteine desulfurase, with translation MALSTPIYLDYAATTPVDPNVAEAMAKCLTLEGNFGNPASRSYRFGWMAEEAVDVARNQISDALNCDPREIVFTSGATESNNLAIKGIAQGYADKGKHIITVNTEHKAVLDTCEYLQSQGFEVTYLEVQSNGLIDLKELENALREDTILVSVMHVNNELGVIQDIKAIGQLCREKGVFFHVDGAQSVGKIAIDLAELPIDLLSISAHKIYGPKGMGALYVRRRPKINLVAQIHGGGHERGMRSGTLATHQIVGMGEAIALASSKMEEDSTRILKLRESLWQGLQQLGDIYLNGHATQRIPGILNVSFAGVDGESLMMGLNDIAVSSGSACTSASLEPSYVLKAIGRSNELAHAGIRFSVGRFTTQEDIDYVVNKVVDVTTRLRQAVVA, from the coding sequence ATGGCTTTATCAACACCCATTTACTTAGATTACGCAGCAACGACCCCGGTAGACCCAAATGTGGCTGAGGCGATGGCAAAATGCTTAACGCTAGAAGGTAACTTTGGTAACCCGGCTTCTCGTAGCTATCGCTTCGGCTGGATGGCTGAAGAAGCGGTAGATGTTGCTAGAAATCAAATTAGCGACGCGCTGAATTGCGACCCTAGAGAGATTGTTTTTACCTCGGGCGCAACTGAGTCAAACAACCTCGCCATCAAAGGTATTGCGCAAGGCTATGCCGACAAAGGTAAGCATATTATTACTGTAAATACCGAGCACAAAGCGGTATTAGATACCTGTGAGTATTTACAGAGCCAGGGCTTTGAAGTTACGTATCTTGAAGTTCAGTCAAACGGGTTAATTGACTTAAAAGAGCTAGAAAACGCGTTGCGTGAAGACACTATTTTAGTATCGGTTATGCACGTTAATAACGAACTTGGCGTTATTCAAGACATCAAAGCCATTGGGCAACTTTGTCGCGAAAAAGGCGTGTTTTTTCATGTGGATGGTGCGCAGAGTGTGGGCAAGATAGCGATTGATTTGGCAGAGCTTCCGATAGACTTACTGTCGATATCAGCCCATAAAATTTATGGCCCGAAAGGGATGGGGGCTTTATATGTGCGTCGTCGCCCTAAAATCAATTTAGTGGCACAGATTCATGGCGGTGGACACGAGCGCGGCATGCGTTCGGGTACCTTAGCCACCCATCAAATCGTGGGAATGGGTGAAGCTATTGCACTGGCGTCATCAAAAATGGAAGAGGACAGTACGCGCATCTTAAAACTGCGTGAATCGCTGTGGCAGGGTCTTCAACAGCTTGGTGATATTTACCTAAACGGGCATGCCACGCAGCGCATCCCCGGCATATTGAATGTGAGCTTTGCGGGTGTAGATGGCGAAAGCTTGATGATGGGCTTAAATGACATTGCCGTATCTTCAGGGTCGGCGTGTACGTCAGCGAGTTTAGAACCTTCTTATGTACTAAAAGCCATTGGCCGCAGTAATGAGCTTGCTCATGCAGGTATACGTTTTAGCGTAGGGCGTTTTACGACCCAAGAAGACATTGATTACGTAGTAAACAAAGTCGTTGATGTAACAACGCGACTGCGCCAAGCGGTTGTTGCTTAA
- the iscR gene encoding Fe-S cluster assembly transcriptional regulator IscR: protein MKLTSKGRYAVTAMLDVALHSKRGPVPLADISERQEISLSYLEQLFSRLRKEQLVDSVRGPGGGYLLGREASDIAIGEVIRAVDESIDATRCQGQADCQGGDRCLTHSLWQDLSDRIAAFLNSITLGELMAKRDVQEVAGRQDGNASLRHITKDIEVSIQL, encoded by the coding sequence ATGAAACTCACTTCAAAAGGGCGCTATGCGGTTACCGCAATGCTTGATGTCGCTTTGCATTCAAAGCGTGGTCCAGTGCCTCTTGCCGATATTTCAGAACGACAAGAAATTTCCTTATCTTATTTAGAGCAGCTTTTTTCTCGACTGCGTAAAGAGCAGCTAGTAGACAGTGTTCGCGGGCCCGGTGGCGGTTACCTATTAGGCCGCGAAGCGAGTGACATTGCAATAGGCGAAGTCATTCGCGCCGTCGACGAGTCTATTGATGCTACGCGGTGTCAAGGGCAAGCCGATTGCCAAGGCGGTGATCGTTGCTTAACCCATAGCTTGTGGCAAGACCTAAGCGACCGTATTGCCGCATTTTTGAACTCGATTACGCTTGGTGAATTAATGGCTAAGCGCGATGTGCAGGAAGTGGCCGGTCGTCAGGACGGTAATGCATCACTTCGTCATATCACTAAAGATATCGAAGTAAGTATTCAACTTTAA
- a CDS encoding alpha/beta fold hydrolase produces the protein MSLAQHNEQFVTLNNGDTFCYAEHGSENIETIVLIVGLGLQLVYWPKALIERLVASGFRVICFDNRDAGKSVRSNTPHPSLLQQLRGKAPKGAYGLERMAEDTAQLLEALNIESAHVAGMSMGGMIAQTLASLHPEKVQSMTSIFSTTGSRKVGQPSYSTLWRLARAKAPAFENDAVRNYEAMMTHIGDAAAEDAINQWHQYAKLAWQRNGGKSDAKALFRQIGAIMKSGDRTPMLRNVKTPTLVIHGDVDHMVHPSGGAATAKAISGAKHQVLRGLRHQIDNIQSHRIADSILAHIHLNANGKRA, from the coding sequence ATGAGCTTAGCCCAGCATAATGAGCAATTTGTAACGCTTAATAACGGTGATACATTCTGTTATGCCGAACATGGTAGTGAAAACATTGAGACAATCGTACTTATTGTCGGATTGGGTCTTCAATTAGTTTACTGGCCAAAAGCACTAATAGAACGCTTAGTGGCCAGTGGTTTCCGTGTTATTTGCTTCGACAATCGCGATGCTGGAAAGTCGGTGCGCAGCAACACACCGCATCCTTCTCTCCTTCAGCAACTAAGAGGCAAGGCTCCTAAAGGGGCTTACGGGCTGGAGCGTATGGCTGAAGATACTGCCCAGCTTTTGGAGGCGCTAAATATCGAAAGCGCACATGTTGCTGGAATGTCTATGGGAGGGATGATTGCGCAAACTCTCGCGAGCCTTCACCCAGAAAAAGTGCAATCTATGACGTCGATTTTCTCTACCACTGGAAGTCGAAAAGTCGGTCAACCGTCTTATTCAACGCTATGGCGTTTAGCAAGAGCAAAGGCACCAGCATTTGAAAATGATGCGGTTAGAAATTATGAAGCAATGATGACTCATATAGGTGATGCGGCAGCTGAAGATGCCATAAACCAATGGCACCAATATGCGAAATTAGCATGGCAGCGCAATGGTGGTAAGAGTGATGCAAAAGCCCTGTTTCGGCAAATTGGTGCAATCATGAAATCAGGTGATCGAACACCAATGCTTAGAAACGTTAAAACACCAACGTTAGTGATACACGGAGACGTCGACCACATGGTTCACCCAAGTGGTGGCGCTGCAACTGCTAAAGCTATATCTGGTGCTAAGCATCAGGTTCTGCGAGGGTTACGCCATCAAATTGATAATATTCAGTCACATCGAATAGCAGACAGTATTCTTGCTCATATCCACTTAAACGCTAATGGTAAGCGGGCATAA